The Erigeron canadensis isolate Cc75 chromosome 1, C_canadensis_v1, whole genome shotgun sequence genome segment TAATCATTCAAGTTCTTGATTTGATATGCAGGGTGTGTTGAATGGGTATAATGGAACAATTATGGCTTATGGTCAAACAGGAACTGGCAAAACTTATACACTTGGGAATTTGGGGAAGAATGATGCATCTCAGCGAGGAATTATGGTTAGGGCTTTGGAGGACATTATTTCTAGTGCATCTCTAGCAAGTGATAGTGTGGAAATCTCCTATCTGCaggtattattaaaatttaatcttCTATGTTATTGCTTATTTTAAGAAGCTCAATGTTTGTCCCTAAGAATGACCATTTAATGCGATTATTTATTCACTGATGATGAGATGGTCCTGTATGcatactgttttttttttaaaagataagttAATACTACATCCACACATAATTAATCTACACAATATTTACAAGTTTTTCCACCATGGGACTTGAACCCACAACCTTATGGTTGGGAAGTCACCTCAGGTACCACATGAGCTAAAGCTCAAGGGCTGTATGGATACTTTTGGTTTCAAAATCATTGAGTCTTCACGGTTTGAATGCGAGACTATGGAAGAGTAACTTTCTATAGGTTGTTAGAGTAAGACTTGCATTTATTATATAATCAAGACCATACAGCAAGTAGTAACTTTTTACAAGAACATTCTGTTAAGAGGTAAATTGTTAAACCAAGTATACAATATACAAATTTATGAACCGCTACCCTAGAGTCGTTATATTGCATATGCTGTTTCGAAAAGTTGATACATGCTCCGGTTGTTGTAACAGATCTATATGGAATCTGTTCAAGATTTACTTGCACCAGAAAAAGTAAACATTCCAATTGTTGAGGATCCCAAAAATGGGGAAGTGGCAGTACCTGGCGCAGCGGTTGTTAAAGTGCAAAACATGGACCACTTCTTGGGTTTACTGCAAATTGGAGAAGCAAATCGTCATGCAGCAAACACAAAGATGAACACTGAATCTTCTCGCAGCCATGCAATTCTGATGGTACATTTTAGTGAGAAACTAGAACTTTTGGTATCTACTTATTAACCCACAAATGGTTATTCTGCAGGTATCTTTTAGAAGAAGTGCTAATGATAAAGAAAACAACATATCTTCTGATGATAGAAGTGTGTTAGTTGGTGGTCATGTGATACCGACTATTCGAAAGAGCAAGTTACTTATTGTTGATCTTGCAGGATCTGAGCGTCTAGACAAATCTGGTATGTTGCATAAGAGCTCATATACTAGAAGCATATTCAGAATCCAAAAGAGTGATTAGCTTGTAGAACCATGGTTCTGAGAAAAGAAGCAAAATGAATACTACACTTCACAAAAATGTGTGGCTTTTTTTTATGAGTAACAATCGCAAGCTTGTTGGACAATTTGTTTTCACTTTCCCACCATTTGTATAGCTCATTCTCTTGCAAAACTAATTTTTATGCAAAATCAATGATTATTTTGCAACAAATTACCGAGTATGATGATGGAAAGGTCATAAATTGTCTGCTTGGTCAATATTTTAGGTCTTTGGTcttgtatgtttttttaaacttgGTTACTTTTCAGTATAATGTAGATTTTACCATATGACGATCAGAAGAGTTAATTGCTCTAATCCCACATGTATATTTTGTTCTATTTCCTCCTTCCCTCTATGATAGTTAGCACCATATCAATGTAGGCTAGCTACATTTAAAAACCTGCAATCAAAGAACTATATTATTCTGATTGATTTTAAGTTGAGATACATGTAGGTCAGTTAGATTCTATCAATACAACAATCACATTTTTTAAGCATGCCTTTTCATATTAGCTGCTTTGAAACTTATACTATGGTTATCCATACTGCAGGAAGTGAAGGTCACTTGGTTGAAGAGACAAAATTTATCAATCTCTCTTTAAGCTCGCTTGGGAAATGTATAAATGCATTGGCTGAAAATAGCCCTCATATACCCACTAGAGATTCTAAGCTAACGAGACTGCTTCGTGACTCATTTGGAGGTAATCTGCCCAGATTCTATTTCACTTGCTAAGATAGATTATATTGTGAATATCAGTTGTGTTAGTATCTAATGTACCATTTAATCTTTAATGATGAGAATTGAGATCCAAACTTTGCCCAATGGTGGTTTGCCTTATACTTAGTATAAGtgtgttttcatttttcttgtGTAATTAATTCTTGCTACTGAATTCATGTAACTGAGCAGGCTCTGCTAGGACCTCTCTAATAGTAACAATCGGCCCATCCTCTCGGCATCATACAGAAACCGCAAGCACCGTAATGTTTGGACAACGGGTTAGTTGGATTTCCAAGTGGTATTACATTTCTGCTTCCTTTTTTTTGGAAACGGATTACATTTCTGCTTATCAAATTGCTTTGTGAAAGCTGTACATTTCTGACACATTTGGTCAGTTTGGGCTGTGATTTGGTTCAAGTACATAAATTCAGTTAATGGTGAACAAGCCAAATAGGCCAAACGGGTTGAAATTTAActaaactttaaatataatcATGCAAGTATACGACCTTCTAAGTTTTTTTActcaaaatttatattattatggtAATGATATTGGTTTTGTTATCATATGctttattaaaataacaaagGAAGTGTCTATCGCCGACCTGACCTGTTTCAATCCATCCTAAAAATTATCCAATTCAACCTAACCTATTTGGACACGATTCCCAAGCCGCCCAGCCTAGACGTCATGTTGCCTTCACTCACCTCTACTATTATGTTATTTCATGTCTTCCAAATGCACACACACGTGTATGTATACAAATTGAAGTATTTTAGTTCATATTTCTGCTCCTCTAtactttaattattaatattctccttttaaattttattattctGCTTGATCAGGCCATGAAAGTAGTAAATTTGGTAAAGCTGAAAGAAGAGTTTGATTATGAGAGCTTGTGCCACAAACTCGAGAATCAAATTGATATACTTACGGAGGAGGTAGATAGGCAACAAAAATCTAGAGCAGACAACACTTTAAAATTAGAGAATGATCTTAAAAAGTGTCAAAGTAGCTTCAAGGAAACAGAAAAGTCTTTAATCGCAAGGTGTGAGGTAcattactttctttattttttatcctTTTAACCAGTCTTCCTCAAATTAAATCTCCCTCTACAAGTCAGCCTTTGATATCCTTAGACTCTTCTGCTTGTTTCACACTTTGACTCAGCTTCTGGAGAAGGATAAATCTCAATTGgaatcaaaactaaaagatCTTCTTAAGGAGTTGAATTCCCAGAAAGATCATAATGATACTGTTTCTAAAGAGATTGAGCGTCTAGAAAGAAGCTTAAAGAATTGTGAGGTAATCAAAATGTTGGCTATGTTCAATATACGTTGAGTTGCAATTCTGACTTTCTATCTATCAGAATTCTAAAAATTTGACATTGACTTGCAGTTGCTGGAGAAGGAGAAGGACAATCTGGAATCAGaaaataaagattttataaagGAATTAGATTTTCAGAAGAATGAGAACAATTTGATGCATGATAAGATTGCACGTCTGGAACTCTGTCTAGAACAAAACAAggtgttttttagtttttcaaactTAGATACTATAAACCAGTTGATATATACATTGATACAGATTTGTAATTTCTACATTAGTTAAGGCAACAATATGAACGCAAATAGTTACACTATTCTCTTGTAGCAAAACCAGGTTGAAACATCGACATACCAAAAGGTACTCGCAGATACAACCCAAATGTATGAGAAGAAAATCAGCGAGTTAATGTCACATTTAGAAGTGGAGCGAGAACGGGCGAGCAGTGTTGAAGAACAGTTGCATTTAATGAAAAATCTACTAActgatcatcaaaagtcaatggAGGTTAACAACTGAATTTATTTAGtatgggattttttttttcctgtgtATGTTCTCAGAAGATGAAAAGTTAACtataccctttttttttaatagcaacACCAACTTGAACGTGCCAAGTACCAGAAGGCACTTGCAGAAACTACTCAGATGTATGAGCAAAAGGTTACGGAGTTGGTAAGACAAGTGGAGAACGGGCATTCCCGTTGTGTTGGTTTAGAAGAACACGTTAAGTCATTAAAGGAGGCTTCAACTAGTCGCCAGACTTCTCTGCAAGTAAGTTTTAGTGCATTGGAAAAACTGATTATTTATTAGGATTATCTGATTATCCAGGGGATGATCACTTTTGCATAACTGATTATGTTACAAATTCTTCACATTTCCATTTGttaaaaatacacttttaaagttattataagtaatataacaaattgtttataaaagaaGACAAAAAGGATAACCCACCCTGTGGGGCCACTGCCATATGGTCCAACGGCCATGGTGAAGGAGGTCATGTGTGTAAACTGCAAACAAGGGACACGGGGTTGAATTCGAGCCTGGACCCCTCTTTGCTCTGCATGTCTCAGATCGAAAAGGGGGGTTTACAAGGATGACTCTTGCACTCTAACGATGAATAAAATGGCATTTTGTTTGTTCTGTTATTTGGTATcatttttttccgaacatttaAAGCCTCTAACATATATTATCTATCTTGAGATTCATTATGAAGTGACCTTATGATAGTGATCTACTTATTAAACATAAGGAATGATAAACTATCTCTTTGTATCTTTCTAAGAAATTTGGCATAATGTATATCTTAAATTGTTGAAGTAATTTCTATTTTTCATCTTAATTTAATCTGCTTCAGATTGAAGGACAAAATGAGATTGCTGCTCTTAAAATGGAACTACAAAAAGTTTCTCGGCTGCATGAAGTAACTCTAGGTGACCTTCAATCAGTGAAAACTGAACATAGGAAATTATCAGCAGATAAGGTAACTTGAATAGTTTACTCATGACACCTTTTCACTTAATgcatttcaaaatttaaatgatgAATATGCAATGCAGGCTAGATTAAGTGAT includes the following:
- the LOC122602713 gene encoding kinesin-like protein KIN-UC isoform X2; the protein is MLMHTVPIVPASTFSLYISTAMHVTDCEEQQLMASGTKMLNNRHVTPPPAGRNVSGGGGVSVRSKTPSSSGSRRSVTPNSRSFTRQSDDDAESGRVRVAVRLRPKNTEDLSSDADYFDCVELQPELRRLKLKKNNWSSEAYRFDEVFTESASQMRVYEAVAKPVVEGVLNGYNGTIMAYGQTGTGKTYTLGNLGKNDASQRGIMVRALEDIISSASLASDSVEISYLQIYMESVQDLLAPEKVNIPIVEDPKNGEVAVPGAAVVKVQNMDHFLGLLQIGEANRHAANTKMNTESSRSHAILMVSFRRSANDKENNISSDDRSVLVGGHVIPTIRKSKLLIVDLAGSERLDKSGSEGHLVEETKFINLSLSSLGKCINALAENSPHIPTRDSKLTRLLRDSFGGSARTSLIVTIGPSSRHHTETASTVMFGQRAMKVVNLVKLKEEFDYESLCHKLENQIDILTEEVDRQQKSRADNTLKLENDLKKCQSSFKETEKSLIARCELLEKDKSQLESKLKDLLKELNSQKDHNDTVSKEIERLERSLKNCELLEKEKDNLESENKDFIKELDFQKNENNLMHDKIARLELCLEQNKQNQVETSTYQKVLADTTQMYEKKISELMSHLEVERERASSVEEQLHLMKNLLTDHQKSMEQHQLERAKYQKALAETTQMYEQKVTELVRQVENGHSRCVGLEEHVKSLKEASTSRQTSLQIEGQNEIAALKMELQKVSRLHEVTLGDLQSVKTEHRKLSADKARLSDELQAVREVLSLEEKRRKAVEKELSNINYAVPESEDDFEDKRPSMKENIGRGSKNGSPLGLHNSNRSRESNSFQRTTIAKICEEVGLQKILTLMQSADLDVQTHAVKVVANLAAEDTNQEKIVQEGGLDALLILLRTSQNTTLLRVASGAIANLAMNELNQALIMGKGGAALLAHTASKTEDPQTLRMVAGAIANLCGNEKLHLVLTEQGGIRALLGMVRSGNNDVIAQVARGIANFAKCESRAITQGHKKGRSLLMDDGVLSWLLANANIASISTRRHIELALCHLAQNEDNTRDFVTSRGVKQLSRISVESSREDIRDLAKKILRLNRSFKAEVQQE
- the LOC122602713 gene encoding kinesin-like protein KIN-UC isoform X1; translated protein: MEGGNTHSLSHTRTAVPLAGRSFNVTDCEEQQLMASGTKMLNNRHVTPPPAGRNVSGGGGVSVRSKTPSSSGSRRSVTPNSRSFTRQSDDDAESGRVRVAVRLRPKNTEDLSSDADYFDCVELQPELRRLKLKKNNWSSEAYRFDEVFTESASQMRVYEAVAKPVVEGVLNGYNGTIMAYGQTGTGKTYTLGNLGKNDASQRGIMVRALEDIISSASLASDSVEISYLQIYMESVQDLLAPEKVNIPIVEDPKNGEVAVPGAAVVKVQNMDHFLGLLQIGEANRHAANTKMNTESSRSHAILMVSFRRSANDKENNISSDDRSVLVGGHVIPTIRKSKLLIVDLAGSERLDKSGSEGHLVEETKFINLSLSSLGKCINALAENSPHIPTRDSKLTRLLRDSFGGSARTSLIVTIGPSSRHHTETASTVMFGQRAMKVVNLVKLKEEFDYESLCHKLENQIDILTEEVDRQQKSRADNTLKLENDLKKCQSSFKETEKSLIARCELLEKDKSQLESKLKDLLKELNSQKDHNDTVSKEIERLERSLKNCELLEKEKDNLESENKDFIKELDFQKNENNLMHDKIARLELCLEQNKQNQVETSTYQKVLADTTQMYEKKISELMSHLEVERERASSVEEQLHLMKNLLTDHQKSMEQHQLERAKYQKALAETTQMYEQKVTELVRQVENGHSRCVGLEEHVKSLKEASTSRQTSLQIEGQNEIAALKMELQKVSRLHEVTLGDLQSVKTEHRKLSADKARLSDELQAVREVLSLEEKRRKAVEKELSNINYAVPESEDDFEDKRPSMKENIGRGSKNGSPLGLHNSNRSRESNSFQRTTIAKICEEVGLQKILTLMQSADLDVQTHAVKVVANLAAEDTNQEKIVQEGGLDALLILLRTSQNTTLLRVASGAIANLAMNELNQALIMGKGGAALLAHTASKTEDPQTLRMVAGAIANLCGNEKLHLVLTEQGGIRALLGMVRSGNNDVIAQVARGIANFAKCESRAITQGHKKGRSLLMDDGVLSWLLANANIASISTRRHIELALCHLAQNEDNTRDFVTSRGVKQLSRISVESSREDIRDLAKKILRLNRSFKAEVQQE